AGCGATTACTTTATTGCCAGCGCTTATTTTAGTAACTAAAGCTCGCTTTATCGGAGAGTTTGATTCGACAATACACAATATTAGCCATCGCATCAATGACATAAAATCCTACGCCAATATGAAAAAAAATCTTGTAAAAAATCAACCCGAAGGAAAGTAGGCATTTATGCATATAATTCCGGTAAAAACAAAAAATGAAATAAAGGCTTTTCTGGAACTGCCATTCCAAATCTATCAAAATGATAAAAACTGGGTTCCTCCATTGAGAAAAGAAGTAGGAAAAGTTTTTAATCGTGAAGGTAATCCGTTCCTTGAGCATGCAAAAATCGAACGTTTTCTTTGTATGAAAAATAGTCGTGCCATGGGAAGGATTGCCGGTATTATTGATAACAATTACAACCTGTTTCACAATGAAAAAACCGCTTTCTTCGGATTTTACGAATCGATTGACGATTGCCGGGTTTCATCGATGTTATTCGATTCGGTATCAGCTTGGGCAAAAGAAGAAGGAATGGAGCGCTTAAGAGGACCATTAAACCCTTCAATGAATGCTGAATGCGCTTTTCTGCTGGAAGGGTTTAACAGACCTCCTGTGCTTATGATGCCCTATAATCCCCCCTACTATCTGGAATTGGCTGAAAACTATGGTTTCCGTAAAACCAAGGATCTTTATGCTTTTTACAAGGATAGCTCAAAAGGGATACCAGAACGTTTTGAAAGAGTTGTTAAGGTAATTCGCAAACGAACCGGAGTAACAGTCCGTCACCTTAATATGAAAAAGCTGACCGATGAAGTTAATATTATCAAGCAAATATATAATTCCTCTTGGGAAAAAAATTGGGGATTCGTTCCCATGACAGAAGCTGAAATGGATATGATGGTGAAGTTATTGAAACCTCTGGTCGTCCCGGATTTGGTGCTTTTTGCAGAACTGGAGGGCAAACCGGTAGGAGTTAGTATCTCTGTGCCCGATTACAATCAAGTATTAAAACATTTAAACGGCAGTCTTGGACTGCTTGGGATGGCGAAGTTTATTTATTATCGCCATAAAGTTACTGGACTGAGAGCATTGGTTTTCGGGGTATTAGAAGAGTATCGAAAAGCTGGCTTGCATGCCGTATTGTATTATGAGACAGAGAAAGCAGCCAGGCGTCTTGGGTATAAATGGTGTGAACTCTCCTGGAACCTTGAGGACAATGATGAGATAAACAAATTCGATGCTTCCCTTGGCGGTGAGGTATATAAAAAATACCGGATTTACGAGAAGGACTTATGAAAGATATCAATTTAAATCAACCCGTAGGATTGGCTTTGGGCAGCGGCTCTGCTCGAGGATTAGCTCATATTGGCGTACTGAAATATTTCGAGGATAACAATATCAAGGTCGGCTGGATTGCCGGGTCAAGCATGGGTGCTTTAATTGGTGCAGCCTATGCCTTGGGAATTTCAAGCAATGAAATGATTCAAATCGCCGAAAACCTTGATTGGAAATTAATGGTAAAGCTTTTTTCTCCTTCAATTTCCGGCCGCGGCATGATATCTGACCGATATCTAATCCCTTTCTTGCAATCATTGTATGGGGATGCGAAAATCGAAGACCTTAAAATCCCGTTTGGCGCTGTATCAACTGATCTCTATGCTGGCGAACGAATCGTCATCTCCCAAGGGAATCTTGTAGAAGCAGTAAGAGCCAGTATTTCCATACCGGTAATTCTCCATCCAATCAGAATCGGAAACCATACCTTGGTAGATGGCGGACTTGTGGACCCGGTGCCGGTTGAGGTAGTCAAGCAAATGGGCGCCGATCAGGTTATCGCTGTGGATGTAGCAATATCTCCCAAAAAAGCGATGAAAGATTCTGATGACATACAATATACATTAAGAGATAAAATTAGCGCAAAAATAAATCAAACGATTCCATCAGAAGGGCTTTATCAACGGATGGCTCGTTTCTT
Above is a genomic segment from Candidatus Zixiibacteriota bacterium containing:
- a CDS encoding patatin-like phospholipase family protein, which translates into the protein MKDINLNQPVGLALGSGSARGLAHIGVLKYFEDNNIKVGWIAGSSMGALIGAAYALGISSNEMIQIAENLDWKLMVKLFSPSISGRGMISDRYLIPFLQSLYGDAKIEDLKIPFGAVSTDLYAGERIVISQGNLVEAVRASISIPVILHPIRIGNHTLVDGGLVDPVPVEVVKQMGADQVIAVDVAISPKKAMKDSDDIQYTLRDKISAKINQTIPSEGLYQRMARFLRMSDDAVNDNLNIKSTSETDKIPNLFKIFWQSVTIAEQELTRLHLKVCPPDVIIKPDTGSIQLWEFARAMEAIEAGEKAAKSKLKKLTNEK